The Lagopus muta isolate bLagMut1 chromosome 6, bLagMut1 primary, whole genome shotgun sequence sequence TCTGTCTTTTAACTTGGCTTGAGCAGATCACTGAAGTGCAATGCCACATGCATGGGACGTCCCAAAGATAGCTAAAAAGATTTTCCAGACTTCTTCCTGCGATAcagtttctctttcatttcttcagttcACATTCTCCAGACTCTATGACATTTTTACAGCATAGCCAGAGTTCCCAGCAAACTGTTAGGTCCAAGTCTGCCCACTCTGCTGAGATAACTTCTCCTCTGACACATTCTTCCCACAGATCAGCAAATCTTCCCACTGCTATAAATGCTCTTCAGTGTTCTCAATCATTTCTAATCCCCATGAAGAAACACACCCTGCCCAAGCAGGTCTACAGGCAGCTCTGTACCCAGCTCTAAGTGCGCCACAAGGTTCAGCCAAAGGACCTCCACCACAGCCACATCTCTGGAGCCTGCTTCTGCTGTCAACAGCCAATTTCTGCCTCTTCCCCAATACCCCAGCTTTGCCTGGACTTGCCACCAAACATCAGGTACAGCATCCTTAACCTTAGAGGCAGACCTACCAACTTGCATTGCAACTGAACCAGACTTAAAAATCCAGCCAACTCCATCATTTAAAGCATCTGTGAGAAATGAAAccacagaagaaactgaacaCCCAGACAAGGTTGCCCAAATGCCACCGTGCATCCCCAAGCCACTGCCCTTCGCTTCAACAGCCAGAGTACTCCTGTCAATTGAGTTAACCTGTATGTTGCAGCACagtgcaaaaaaacaaacaaaaaaacccccacattACATGTTGATGATGTTGATGTGCTGCCATGTCTTAATTCTACGGAATGtacaaaacaacagcacagtGTTGTATGGAGATTGAGACCAAGGCTTCTGCCAGCTTGCTAGTTtagcttttgcttttcccaATATCTCAATTGccttaattaatttaataagaaatcatggaggaaaaaaaaaaaaagaacagaaaaataccaGTTAAAAGTTACAGTAACTTTTAAATAATCAACGAAGAACTTCTCCACATTAACTTACTTTATTCACACAGtcattattataattttaatttataacatatttttctcatattctCATAGTAATTGATTTGGCTCTTTTGAATGAGGTTGGAAGtgagctctgctccagcccccAGAAAGCTTGACTCCATCTTCTTTACaacctccctttaggtactTATATACGATTACCCCCAAACCCTCTTTTCTCTAGGCTTAAAGCCCTAGCTCTTCCAGTCTTTCTTCAGGCTCCAGCTCCACGCCAATGTAAGCAGCCCCTCGCTGTCcgcagaatcaccaaggttggaaaagacccacaagatcatccagtccaacaatccacctatcaccaatagttctcactaaaccacgtccctcagcacagcgtccaaacgttccttgagcacctccagagtcGGTGATTCTACCACCtacctgggcagcccattctagCACCTGACATGCCCACATACTGGAGAGCCCAGAAATGGATGCAGCACTTCAGCTGTGGTCCTACCAGTgctgaggaagggggagggatCCCATCCCTTGAACTGCTAGCAATGCATCTCCCACGCAATCAAGGACACTCTTAGCCTTTTTGTACTAAGGACACACAGCTGGCACCTTTACAACTTGGTGTCCACTGTGACCTCCACGtccttttctgaaaaagaaccAGCATGTACTGGAAGGAACAGCACGGAGTAATTCCTCTCCAGGACCATTTGTTGAGCTACAAGAGGTTCCTGCATGCCCATCTCTCCAGCCTGTCTGGGTCCCTTTGGCTGGCAGCACACATCTCTGACATATCAGCCATTCCTCTGAGATTGCGTCATTAGCAAAATTCATCAGCACTTGTAGGTGCATCCCACCAGGTTCCATGGACTTACAAACATGCAGTTTGCTTAAGTATTTTCTAGCCTGATCACCTTCCATCAAGGGTCTTCCTTGCTCCAGAACTTTCCCTTGCTATGTGCAGCCTGGAATTCCTGAAGTCTAGTCTTTCTAGTAAAGACTGAAACGATGAAGGCATTCAGTACCCCATTCTTTTTCAGGTCTTGGTGTTACCACACCTCTACACCATTCAGAGGTGGCCTCAcattttccttgcctttttgTTACTCAGGTACTCACAGAAGGCCCTTCTGTCGCCCTTAGCATTTCTAGAAAAATTCAATTGCAGATAGGCTTTGGCTTTCCCAACCACATACCTCACATGGTGAGACAGTCTCTATATCGATCCCAGGCTACCTGTCCTCACTTTTACCTTTCGGTATTTTAATTTTGCCAGGAATAAATTGCCCATTCATGCAGGCCTCCTGCCATTTTAGCTCGACATTTTACTTGTTGGGATGGACTACTCACGTGCTTGGAGGAAATGATTCCTGAGTGTCAATCTTGGACTCTTCTTCTCCCTAGGGTCCCATACCATGGGACTTTTTTTCAAGCAGATTGCTGAAGAAACTAAAGTATCCTCTGCTATGCTTAATTCCATAAATATAAATCAAAGCAACAGtatattctcattttctgtcattctctATCTGAAATTCCCCATTGGATCAGGAAAACTTACTGAGCCAGCCCACCTTTGTTTTGATACTCCTTCCAAGAAAAGATTacaaagaaacttaaaaaaaaaaaaaaaaaaaaaaaagaagagtaaaaaaagggtttttttttctgtcttcccaaGGTTACAATTTGTTTTTGTCAGAAATCTCGGATCCATGAAAGAATAAACATCTGCTGCATATTTTTGTCTCCCCTTCCAATACCTTCTTCCATAGATGCATGGAAAAACCTCTTCTGTTTGACTCTTTTATAAGTGTTGCTCACCTGCTTTTCATAACAGTCAATTTCTAGGTTCACTTGTGCACTTCAGCTGACATCTTCTATAACAGCTCTGTGAGTCTGTAGGGGCTGTTATCTATAATGTCATTCTTACCACTGCATCACATTctaaacatttaattttaaagagcCATAGGTCAGATTTGCTTGCTTTTCCATACGTCTCTCCAAGTCCTGCTGCAAGTTATCCATCTtgagtatttattattttactcCATCTGGTTGTGAAGCTGTTTTTCTCTGATTCAGGATTTCATGACAACTTTTGTACACTTCTATCAAGCAGTCCAGACGTGGTTTGGAACTCTAGAAGTCAAGCCAAACAACAGAGAATCACACTGTTAACCAGTTGTAAAAAGGAGATTTGTCGGACAGAGAAAGGAATGTGGAGACAGCTGACACAAAGCTGATGGATAGAAGCATACACGTATAAGGAATGCAACAGTAAGATATCTCTAGTTACTATCTCACATTAACTCAACTGGGAATAGATTTCCTTTTTACATGCTCATTTAGAATTCATCAAATTCCAGGAGCTTTTTAATGTAAGTTGTGACAAAAGAATCAGCCACATCAGCTCAGGGATGAAAAGCACCAGTCCCCAGAGCTGTCAGGTTAAAACACACAGCACCACTCTCCAGTCAGCCTGAATCTCTCAGCAAATCAGAGATCCTCTCCTTTCAACTCACAACGTacagtgaaaatacagaagaaaatccaCATCTTCCAAGCCATTAGCCTATCTGTGAGACAATATTCCCTCAACGATCTCCACTCTGAAAAAATGACATTCAGAACAAGAAGCTTACATGCTTGGCCCTTAGCCACAGCTATTACTGTCAACAAGAGGACAACTGAAGGTTAACTGAAAACATCAATTAATTTCACACTAATAGAGGAATGGTAGTCAGAGAATGATGATTCTTCATCATCCCTAACCTGGATCAGCAGGAAGATGAAAGTTTCCCAGTTCTGGGATCCCTATGGCTCCATGACTATTGAGATCTCAACACAGCATTACTGTGTAAAGTTCATTTAATGCCTTTCTTCGCAACCATTGCTTAAGAGAACAATAGGTCAACTCAGCACAGAAGTACTCCTGGGTGCAGTGACATGTTAAGTTGTGTTTCTGAGGGCTGACATGCCTTAGAGGAGCAAAGACCCACTGAAGGAGATGCAAGAAAGTTACTAATTACTGCTCCTTCAAAACTAAGTAACTTTAAAAGTGAGAATTACTGGCAGGTAACAAACTGCAAACTGACACAGCTCTTTCTGTTAATCCTTTGCTGGTGGAATCAACACTGCCAACATTaagatattttcaaagaaataacaCTGTTCAGACTTGagttaaggaggaaaaaaaagaaaaaaaaaaaacagggaaaaaaacctAACACACTAATGCCAGGAAGCTGGAAAGGAACACAAATCCTGAGTGCAGCTGCCTGGAATACACTTATTGTGAATTCCTTGGACATAcatgaaatacttcatttattttactgttagTAAATGTCTTCACAATTTTGGGACTGAGTCAGTTGTAAATATCTATGGATTAGTGCACTTATTCCTCTAAGTATTTAGCTGAAGACTTAACTGTATACAGTCATAAATTGCATTTGACTACAAACTGATATTCATGAGCAGCCGGTGAACAGAGAGGAAGATAAACACGACATCAGCAGTCTAGAATATGAGGTACATCTGTACTCCTTCCTTACACTCAAGGATCAGTGTATTGTTGAGTGAAGtacacagagagagagaaagaaattccATCCCCAAAACAGGATTATGAACAGCCAAAACAGGTTAGcgagagaagagaaaggacagAGTATGAGTAAAGCAGGGTATGAGATAGACAGGGTGTGactaaaacaaacaagttaTTACACATTAAGCAAATTGCTCACAGCTTGTACTGTGATCTTTGTCAGCGGCTGTAGGGGAAGCTATCATTGTAAGCCAAAGAGATTTTTATGAAATCTTTTTGGCACAGATTGCCAAGAGATAAATCAACTATGGCAATACAATTACAAAGGTAACACTGAGCAAGAGATTACACAGAAAGCTGTGCAAGTCCTCATTACCATCAGTGAGCCAAAGACTTCCAGTTCATGCAATCTACTGGTCAGATTCAAAATTACATAGCGCCCTATTTCCAGCATGGAGgaccaacaaacaaaacttcCCTGGTACTTAATTCTGTGAGACCCGAGTATTGctcacagcacactgctgtaaGATCCAACTTGAACGTGCAGTCGGAGAAAGGCAGCTGTAACCCTTTGTCCCACGTGTGGCGGAACAAAGATACGCCAAGGCAtctgacacacacacagaacacaGCTTTGCACTGCCTCGTTATTCAGTCACACTCACCTGAAAGAGTGGCACAACCTCAGACACTCCCTGAGGATCCTGAGGGTCGCACAGGAGGATGCACAGGTAATAGATAACTTTTTGCTACAagacaaacagaacaaataattGAAGTTTGAAAATGCTATCAAAGTGCCTGGAGTCATCACAGAAAGAGCAATTGCTTCAGCTCACCGGGCTGAACAAAATGTGTGAcatccaacccctacaattctgtgattctgtgattttctaaagataaaacagcagaaacatcagTGTTTCAAGAGGGTAAAAATTCTTGCTACAAGGTTATGAATAAAGCAGCTTGAAATCagtccctttctcttttttcctgcgTTCAGCCTTAAAAATATCAGGATGGCTTTGCTCCATGAACTTCTCATTTTGAACTGAAAAGGTTGCAGGCGGATtttcagaaaacccatcccttCTGTAAAGCCATTCTTCACCCAAATCTACTCAAGTTACTGAAGTTCAAGATATTACTAAAcatataacaacaaaaaacacaggaaaaaaacaacaagcagcATAGGATTTAAACATTCCTGCTGACAATgcctttctcttattttttttttatacagacCATTTTACTAATGACCTGTTTTGCCTTTCTAAGAAGTTATACAATGCTGGACCATGTTGAAGATTGTGGAGACTTActaagaatttgttttcatctgtgatGATTTCACACACGTCAGTGACATTGTGTACAACCTCAGTTCTCCGGAACTGTTTGAACTCAACAGTGATGGTGGCACAGCTCACCAAGTCTTACATAAAACTGACAAGCAAGTGCAAAGGCTTTTCTGCCTCCTTGCATATAATGAGAaacctttgtttccttttgctaGAAAACTTTATACAGACCTATGCAAATCTCCATGTCTTCCCAGAGTGCTCTTTAGGCAAAACAACTCTCTTTTGGATAAGTCTAGCAGAAGACTTCAGACTCACATATATTAATCTGTTGGATTTATGGGTGTCACTTTAAAGAGCTATCACAGCTACCTGCTTCAGCCTTCTGTGGAAGTTACAGCCTTCTGTGGAAGTTACAGCTTTCAACCCCCCCCTTGATGCAAGCAGCTTGGTGCAGTACGTCTGCCATCTCCCAGTCACTCCAGAGCACAGTCAAGTCtacatatttgtatttatgCAGCTGTATTCAATTGCTATGCCAAACCACTCCTGTGAAAATACGCGTGATGAGCGCACCCTCAAGAAAGCTGGGTACAAGAAAGACGATATGATTACCATATGGATGGCTTCATTGATAACCACATCCTTCACTTGGCTCATCTCAATGAAGGTTGTGCTCTCCTTTCCTGAAGCGTAAGAAGAAGTCACCTGAATGCCAAGTGAGCCGATGACCAGTAGGGATTCCTGGTCAATTTTCACAAAGTGCAGGTAGATGATGAGGCCGATCAGCGTGAGGAATATAGCGGCAGAAAGCACCATACTATTCTGTAACACAAACCAAGCAAAGACAGGGCTCCAGTCTTAAAATTAATTGAATGTAGAGTATAAGTATGTAAGTATATAAGTAAATACTGAACAGTTAATCATAATATAATGGCTACATTTACAAGGTGATTTTACATAGGTGGAGTCCATTCATTCAAAAGGCTGGCTGATATGTGCATGATGGATTTAAGTCACCAAACATCACCCTTCATAGGATGGTCTGAAAGAACAACTGAACATGAAATCAGCAAGAACACTGTATTCCCTTGTAAAGTTACTGGATAAATCCCATCCAAATGCAGCTGTATACATCATTGACAGTGTATTATACAGGTATCTGTAGGGATAGAGAAATGCTGTTAAATGTTTACTTGAACTAAGCTTGGTgattcaaagaaaaatctttcagcaAAAAACCACTGGCCTGGGCCTATTTAGGAGATTCAAGTTTTCTTCTTACCATGGGAAGTCTAAATTCATTCAAACTTTGCCTCTCTTCTTGCCTTAAACATCAAGCTTGAGAATGTCTGCTTCCTCCTGTGCTTCACCTGAGGACAAACTGTTTTTTGCATGCTGCAACCTTGGGCTTGTTGCTACATAAAACAATACATAAGTTTACAAATATATGTTCCACAAGTCATCTTTTCTCAGTAAATCAGCAGCATCAATGAAGGACCTGGTAACGAAGCTTGAAGGCTTTCAACCTATAGCTGCTTTTTGGGATCTGTTTCAGAGAGTACCAGGCCACACACTCATCAGCCCGAGTTAAACCTAACACTTCCTAAGGGCTAGAACTGCAAGGCTTTACCAGTACggcacagctctgccatgcAAGCAGCGCACAATAGACTCTATCACCATGTGAGGTGATAAGAAAGAAGCCGTGGCAACATACAAAGAGAATGGAAACAGAGCTTTTCCCACAGTTTGTTGTCATGGAAAGGCAGCCATGAGTTACAGGCATTGAAATCCACCCGGTTTGCTGGCAGAAAGGAATGACTGCAGCCACACGCGGGCCGCAGGAGCATATGTAAAACCGAGTTGGACGACAGCGGGCAGTAGCTACCGCATAGCGAACCACTGCCAATTGACTCCCGCTATCCTTCCTGCCTTCGTTCCACGGAAAAGACCGCTGAGGCCAAAACGGAAGCGCAACAGCCGCAGTGCGGCCGCAGCTCCCGCCCCGCACcagcaggacagggcacggCGCGGCTCGCTCGGATCCGCGGGCAGCCCCGCATTTGCCCGGCAGGGCCCGCGGGCAGCCCGGTCGCCTCGGCAGGGCCCAGCAGGCGCCCTGCGGGACCCGAGCGCAGCGACGCGCAGGGCCCACCTGGAGGCGCCCGCCGCCCTTCTCCGCCGGGGTCCCCACGAGGAGCCAAGCGGGGCGGGGCGAGGGTACCTGGCAGAGCACGAAGAGCCCGTAGGCCCCCAGCCAGACGGCGGAGGTGACGGCGCTGAGCGAGCGGAGCTGCAGGCGGGGGCAGCGCACGGCCAGCTCCCGGCAGGAAGCGCTATGCTGGCGGCACCGCAGCGCCAGCGGCGCCCCCGACGCCGAGCGATAGCGCCGATCCTCCATCCGCACAGCGCCCCGCTTCCGCcgggaaggaaaaagaggggaAGAGGCGGGCGGCGCGTGCGCGGAGCTGCGGGAGCCTGTCTGCCGACTGGCTTTAAGGGCTCCGGTTGCGTTGTTCTCCTGTGTGGCTCTCACCGTGACGGAGCGGGGCAGGCGTTTTCCCCCCGCTTGTCCCCCTCCGGTACCAACTTTCCGTGTGCAACTGCCTGCCTTCGTGGCGGCTGCAGAGTCCCTGCGTGGGTGCCTTGTAAACAAAGGAGCGGCGAAAATGGGGGCCGAAGGGGTGAGGGCAGAACCGGTGGGAAAAAAAGCCTGCGTAGGCTGAAAATGGGACGCTAACATTAGAGACGGGGCCTGCGCGTTGTTACAAGGAGAGCAGGTGCTAAAAGTGACGGCCGAGGAGGTGGGCGCGGGGCAGGAGCTGGCGCCGTGCGAGGCGACGGAGCGGAGCGATCCCTCGATGAGAGGCGGGGAGCCGCCCCGTGCCACCGCCGCTCGTTCGGCTCTCCTCAAAGCACGTGCATACGCGCATAGAAACTTGAGCTTCGGCAATACCAAAGTGCCGGCTCCCGCTCTTAGGTCACCGCATCCCCGCCCAGCACCACGGGCTGGAGCACAGCGCCCGGGGCAGGTGCGCGAGCCCCCCGCCGCGGGAGTGGAAAAACCCCAGCGCCGCGGGCGCGTGAGGAGgagccgccgcccgcccgcgtCGCGCGAAGGGCCCCGCTCCGCTCTGTGGGCGGGACACACCTCCGCGCGCGCGCGCCGCCATTGGCCAGACGGCCCGGGGGTGTGCGggcgggggcggggccgggcggcgcgCGCGGAGCTGGAGCCGGCTAAAAggagcggcgcggcggcggcgggcatCATCTGCCGGCTCGGCATCTCCTGCGCCATGGCTTTGCGCGGTGGCTTCGTGCGGCTCTTCCTCAAGCGGGCGGATGCGGGGCTGCGGCCGCCCCGGCGAGCGCATTCGGTGGCGCTGGTGGGCGCCCCGTTGTCCAGGGGACAGGTGGGCGTATAGCTGGGCTGGGGGGCCGCAGCCCGGCGGGCCGCAGCCCGGCGGCGGGCGGTGCTCGCTAACGCGTCTCTTCTTCTTTGTCTGGCAGAAACGACGCGGAGTGGACCGCGGCCCCGCTACTCTCCGCGCCGCGGGGCTGGTGGAGCGGCTGGCCGGGCTCGGTGAGGCACCGCCGCGCgggggtggggggttggagcgGCCGTTCGCCCCGCGTTCCGCTGCGCCGGGGCTGGGAGAGGCTGCGCGAGGGGCTGCCTGCCACCGATCTCCCGTACCGAACAGCCGGAGCCGCAGCGCTAAGCTCGCGGGATGCCCGGAACAAAGGGCTCACTGCCGCAGCCCGCCCGCCTTCCCGGCTCCTGGGGACCGCATCCGCTCTGCGTTCGGCTGCGAGCGTGTGCTGCTCCCAAAAGCCGGAGAAGCATCGGGCCGCGTAGGAAGCGTTCCGTGTACGCAGTCAAAGGATGCCCTTGACCGCGCCTCTCGGTTTTTTTGTCCCTGTCTATGTTCGTTGCTAGGAACTCCGCTTGTTCCCACAACGGTCGTATACTTTCAAGTAATGAAACTCGGAATTTTCTGGAGAAACGTTCAGGTCTGCATCTGTCTGAAGGCTTAGCATGTCTGTCTTTCAGTTTCTTGCACCTATTGTTTCTAAAAGCCGAGAACTCGTTAATAACTGTGACACAGCATTCAAAATGTGATGTAAGGGACAGAAATCTTCAAAGCGGTCTTGGAGAATCTTTCGGTAGTGCTGAAAACTATCAGAGATGAACCACAGGGGTGAACCAACAACAGAAAGAACCACATTAGCACTAATCGCATACACTGTAGATAATGAAATTCAGATGCGTGCAGAGGAAAGATAATCGCTTAATAGCCTTCTAGCAAATTTAATCTGAATTATGAAACCACTTTATACCTGTTGTTCTAGGGCTATTGTTCTGTACAGCCCTATGGGCTCACTGTGTGCGTTTTGTGATTCACAAGCTGGAAAGTCCCAACTTGCTGGCAAATGAATAGATGCTCTTTTTCTGTCCTGTCCTATGCCAAGTTGAGTTGGAAGTCTTGCTCATCTCCTGCATACCCTTGGCAATATTTGACTTATTAGCAATCATGATCTATAGCCACAACAAAAATAGAAGAGCTGCTGAAATAAACACAGGTCAAGATATTGCTGACCTTAAAGTTATTGAGAATAACAAGTTAGCAGCTTTGAAAGGATATGTTATCTTTGTGAGAAGGCAGGCAGTGGTTTGACATAAATGACAACAGAACTCCCCATTGGAAAGCTCCCTTTCAAGTAGATCAGATATAATACTTAGCATTTTATAGAAATccttattttgaaacaaaatctcCTCTGCATGACACGTGCTCGCTTCACTAGAAACTTGGAGATGAGGAGAAAGGAGGATCCCTTTCAGGACttcagtaacaacaacaaacagtaaGGATAGAAATGAAGCAAACtaaatttggaaataaacagaagatgaagagTACTCTCACTACTCAGTTGCATATGGACTGCTTGCTAATTTGTTAGTAATGTAAATGGAGATGCTTTCTTGCTCTTccttttaaagtttttaatgGCTctggcattttttcttcctacagttTTAGTTTTCTGTAGCATTCTTCCACTGGCGTAGTGCTCCTTTCCATTTGGCATTGATGCTTATTGCTTCTTGAATCTCTGCACCTCTCCCCTGACCTGGCTCAGATGGCACAAACGTTGTAACATGTTCTGTGTGAGGGCAGGTCCCTGGCATGGACTGAGGAACTGTTAAGTGTGCAGAGACCATCTGCTGGAGGACTGGGTGATAGGCTGAGGAGAGAACTACAATGCAGCCTTTTAAATTGTGCACATCTATTTGTGGAAACTTAACTAATGATCAGTTTTTGTGTGGGAGCTGGCAGGATAGCTTTGCCTGGAGTAATGTGATAGTGCCGTTGCTTGGCCTCCTGTGGTATGCTGAACTGGCATTAAaacttcttcctctgttttcacCTTCCTAgcacactgcattttcttcttgagattgaagaaggcaaaaacaaaacaaaacaaaaaaaaacaaaaccagtgctGCTCTTATTAACTGGAGTCTTCTATCTATCTGTTCTGCTAAAAGAATTGGTTGTTCTCATGGGTCCTTGCTTCTCGTTTTCCAGGAGCAGGTAGATAATTGCAGCAGAAAAGatttctccttaaaaataatGTCTAAGATACGAGGCTTCTATTTTCCTATATATACTGTCTATTTCTGAAACTTTCACATGAATAAGTTGCaggtgctgttttgttttgttcccacTGCTTCCCCTTCCAGCAGGGTTGTTGGAGATGGCTATAGACATGACTGCAGTTTGCCCTTGTCATTACAAACTTGGAGCTGTGGGGTGATGCTTCCCAGCAAGAAAGTGAGGTGGATTCACAGAAGtcaaaagaaacataaatgggaagaggaaatgTCATTTCTATAGAGAAAACTTCACTCATTTGTTTCAAATAGAAGAGACTGCTAAAATCTGCTGTTTGCCTGAAATTGTAAagtttctttctcattttccatccACATGTTCAATTTGATCTGCATAAAATGGAGATGCCCTTAAGTTCACTTGAGAACTGTAGCACTTGGATAGTAAGATCCATGCGCTGTTTAAGTCACCGGTATTATACTTTATTACTTTGAATATCAAGGACTGCATGGCTTTCTGAATGTGTGTATATCTAACTGAATAACTTTGGTAGATAATGCTTGAGGTATGTCAGAGAAAGTGAGAACACCACATCTTAGGTTCTTCCTTTTGGCACTCTCCTGTTTGGAAGGGATTTCTCTGTTCCCCTCACTCTATTTTAACAGATATACCCTTATAGTTCCATTGCAgcctcctgagctgctgctctaTTTTCTGCCTTCTTGAATCTTTCCCTTGAAAGACACTGACTGTAGGCATGTGGTATGGTATCTTTTGGGCTGTCTACAATGAtcattgctgctgagcagcttgTTTATGCTTAGGCTGAAATACAAAGAGGGAGCTAAGAGGCAGATGGAATCACTAGCCTGTCAGAGACAAATCTGAGCCACTAACTTGTCTTTTATGCTCTCCTTAGAGTGAGAACACTGTTACCTTCTGGTAGTACCTTAAGGTATACTcgggaagagagagagagctaaGGTGGTAGGAGTCCAGCTCTCAAGCCAAAAACAGTGGGTGTGCAAGTCTGTAGCAAGCATAATTAAAACATAACTGACTAAGCCTGCAGGCTTCTTAATCACTTTAGTGATGTTTGTCTTTTGgcattgtttcttttccaaagggAAACTAAAATATTAACACCTTAAAGGATTCTACAAtctctccagagaagaaaaaaaatatcacatgaAAATAGGGATTCTTAACTCTGTGGTGTGGAGGAGACAACACAAGAACTTGGAGGGCTGTGTATTGTTCTAGCAGTTAATAGAAATGGGCACAAATAGGAGGTTCTTAGACTTCCACTGGAAAGTACTCTTTtcagaggtttgttttttgtttgacaCCTCCTTTCTGCTGTACCTTATACAGAGAATCTGATTAACCTTAAATCCTGTGTTGCTTAGTCCCCTTgcctgaaagagaaaaggacCATTCTCACAttgtggtgttttgttgttgtttttgtttgtttgtttttttgtaagcaGTAAGTAGCTCTCAGTCACTTCAAAGGCTGTTGTGAGCTAGAGCACCATTAGTGTTGCTAGCATGGAAATAATGCTGGTATGAGAATGAAGACTTTGGAAGAACTTTGATATGTTGACTATtgctaatttttgttttatttaatgagCCAAATGTGGCTGGATTGCTGTGTTTAGTCACAGTTAGGTTTCTACTACTCtag is a genomic window containing:
- the PIGH gene encoding phosphatidylinositol N-acetylglucosaminyltransferase subunit H; this encodes MLASHFQPTQAFFPTGSALTPSAPIFAAPLFTRHPRRDSAAATKAGSCTRKVGTGGGQAGGKRLPRSVTVRATQENNATGALKASRQTGSRSSAHAPPASSPLFPSRRKRGAVRMEDRRYRSASGAPLALRCRQHSASCRELAVRCPRLQLRSLSAVTSAVWLGAYGLFVLCQNSMVLSAAIFLTLIGLIIYLHFVKIDQESLLVIGSLGIQVTSSYASGKESTTFIEMSQVKDVVINEAIHMQKVIYYLCILLCDPQDPQGVSEVVPLFQSSKPRLDCLIEVYKSCHEILNQRKTASQPDGVK